From the Vibrio algarum genome, one window contains:
- the malF gene encoding maltose ABC transporter permease MalF, whose product MQSVQGTDAMSSAALPSSQKVFIKWALLASVGIVNGYATILMYSRGELAFALLTVVLTALALYIFGSKKTYAHRYIYPGVAGMILFILFPLAYTVGLAFTNYSAKNQLSLERAQTVLLDRTYQSGDSYPFNLYKTDNGHRIVITKGDQLLATDEFILESFSASELDLTPVSDVQGEKEKIKTIIQNKSSLGNVDLNMPDGADVRMSGLRKFASVVSLYTLQDDGESMINNKTGETLKPNMDVGFYQAIDENGAFIGSTVSPGFIVNINTANFERVWKDDGIKEPFISIFIWTVAFSALSVGLTLVIGLVLASIVQWEALKGRAVYRVLLILPYAVPAFISILIFKGLFNQSFGEINMVLETIFGLSPNWFSDPVLARVMVVVVNTWLGFPYMMILCMGLLKAIPDDLYEASAIDGAGPLKNFTKITLPLMLKPLTPLLIASFAFNFNNFVMIYLLTGGGPNMIGTSEPAGYTDLLVSYTYRIAFEGSGGQDFGLASAIATLIFLLVGGLALFNLRFTKLSQD is encoded by the coding sequence ATGCAGTCAGTTCAAGGTACAGATGCAATGTCATCTGCCGCATTACCTTCAAGTCAAAAAGTGTTTATCAAATGGGCATTATTGGCATCGGTAGGTATTGTGAATGGCTATGCCACAATTCTTATGTATTCTCGCGGTGAGCTCGCATTTGCGCTGCTTACTGTGGTATTAACCGCTCTGGCCCTTTATATTTTTGGTAGTAAAAAGACTTACGCACACCGCTATATTTATCCGGGTGTAGCAGGAATGATTCTCTTCATTCTCTTCCCTCTTGCTTACACTGTCGGTCTAGCGTTCACAAACTACAGCGCTAAGAACCAATTGTCGTTAGAGCGAGCACAAACTGTATTACTGGATAGAACGTATCAAAGCGGTGATAGTTATCCTTTCAATCTTTACAAAACAGATAATGGCCACAGAATAGTTATTACAAAAGGCGACCAGCTGTTAGCAACCGATGAATTTATATTAGAAAGCTTTTCAGCCAGTGAGCTTGACCTTACTCCTGTGTCAGACGTTCAGGGTGAGAAAGAGAAGATAAAAACCATAATTCAAAATAAATCTTCTTTAGGTAATGTTGATCTGAACATGCCTGATGGTGCGGATGTCCGCATGAGTGGCCTGCGTAAGTTTGCCTCGGTTGTTTCGCTGTATACGTTGCAAGATGATGGTGAATCCATGATCAATAACAAGACAGGCGAGACATTAAAACCAAATATGGATGTTGGTTTCTATCAAGCTATTGATGAAAATGGGGCGTTTATTGGTTCAACGGTCTCTCCTGGGTTTATCGTTAATATTAATACGGCAAATTTCGAACGCGTTTGGAAAGACGACGGAATCAAAGAACCATTTATTAGTATCTTCATTTGGACAGTTGCCTTCTCAGCGCTAAGTGTTGGGTTAACACTGGTCATTGGTCTTGTTTTAGCAAGTATCGTCCAATGGGAAGCGTTGAAAGGTCGCGCAGTGTACCGAGTGCTGCTTATCTTGCCATATGCTGTCCCTGCGTTTATTTCTATTTTGATCTTTAAAGGTTTATTTAACCAAAGCTTTGGTGAAATAAACATGGTGTTAGAGACCATATTTGGATTGAGTCCAAATTGGTTCTCAGACCCTGTTCTCGCTAGGGTTATGGTTGTTGTAGTGAATACTTGGTTAGGCTTCCCTTACATGATGATTCTTTGTATGGGTCTGCTTAAGGCGATTCCAGATGATCTTTATGAAGCATCGGCAATAGATGGGGCAGGGCCGTTGAAGAACTTCACTAAGATAACGCTTCCTTTGATGCTTAAACCGCTGACTCCGCTACTTATTGCTAGCTTCGCGTTTAACTTCAATAACTTTGTAATGATCTACCTGTTAACCGGTGGTGGTCCAAACATGATTGGTACTTCTGAACCTGCTGGCTACACGGATTTACTGGTAAGTTATACCTATCGTATTGCGTTTGAAGGTAGTGGTGGTCAAGACTTTGGTCTAGCTAGTGCAATTGCAACGCTTATCTTCCTATTGGTTGGTGGTCTAGCACTATTTAACCTACGATTCACTAAACTATCACAGGATTAA
- the malG gene encoding maltose ABC transporter permease MalG: MAIVQGKNLKYRVWATHIALWVFLSMIIFPLLMVIAISFREGNFATGSLIPENPSLEHWKLALGFSVTNADGSVTPPPFPVLLWLWNSVKVAAISSIFIVALSTTSAYAFARMKFGGKNTILKAMMIFQMFPAVLALVAMYALFDKLGQYIPFLGLNTHGGLIFSYLGGIALHVWTIKGYFETIDNSLEEAAALDGATPWQAFRLVLLPLSVPILAVVFILSFIGVVGEVPVASLLLSDVDNYTLAVGMQQYLYPQNYLWGDFAAAAVLSAVPITVVFLLAQRWLVGGLTAGGVKG, translated from the coding sequence ATGGCAATTGTACAAGGTAAAAACTTGAAATATCGTGTATGGGCAACCCATATTGCTCTATGGGTATTCCTATCAATGATTATTTTCCCACTGTTGATGGTTATTGCTATCTCATTTCGTGAAGGTAACTTCGCAACGGGTAGCTTGATTCCTGAAAATCCATCTTTAGAGCACTGGAAACTTGCGCTAGGGTTCTCGGTGACTAACGCAGATGGTTCAGTGACACCACCCCCATTCCCTGTCCTATTATGGTTGTGGAATTCGGTAAAAGTGGCGGCTATTTCGTCTATCTTCATCGTTGCGTTATCAACGACATCCGCATACGCATTTGCGAGAATGAAGTTTGGTGGTAAGAACACTATCTTGAAAGCGATGATGATATTTCAGATGTTCCCTGCCGTATTGGCATTGGTAGCTATGTATGCTTTGTTCGATAAGTTAGGCCAGTACATACCTTTCCTTGGGTTGAATACGCATGGTGGCCTGATTTTCTCTTACTTAGGTGGGATTGCATTGCACGTATGGACTATCAAAGGCTATTTCGAGACTATTGATAATTCCTTAGAAGAAGCGGCTGCACTTGATGGAGCGACGCCATGGCAAGCATTCCGATTGGTTCTGCTTCCTCTATCAGTGCCAATTCTAGCGGTTGTGTTTATTTTGTCGTTTATTGGTGTTGTTGGTGAAGTGCCGGTTGCATCGCTATTGTTGTCTGACGTAGATAATTACACACTTGCAGTGGGCATGCAGCAGTACCTCTATCCACAAAACTACCTATGGGGTGATTTTGCAGCGGCAGCCGTCTTGTCTGCAGTCCCTATTACAGTGGTATTCTTATTAGCACAGCGTTGGCTGGTCGGTGGTTTAACCGCTGGTGGTGTTAAGGGATAG
- a CDS encoding acyl-CoA thioesterase has product MAEQQRDITLRFLAEPGDVNFGGKVHGGAVMKWVDLAAYACSAGWSGKYCITAYAGGIRFVAPIHVGNLVEVSAKVIYTGTSSMHIALDVQASDPKELNKTLTTHCIVIMVAVDANGKPTKIPEWIPETEEDIKLRDSAIKLMNMRKEIGEEMEMHVKMLR; this is encoded by the coding sequence ATGGCCGAACAGCAAAGGGATATTACACTCCGATTTTTAGCAGAACCGGGAGATGTCAATTTCGGCGGAAAAGTGCACGGTGGTGCAGTCATGAAGTGGGTCGATTTAGCGGCATATGCATGCTCGGCAGGTTGGAGTGGAAAATACTGTATTACCGCTTATGCTGGTGGTATTCGCTTCGTCGCACCTATCCACGTAGGCAACTTGGTAGAAGTCAGTGCTAAGGTTATTTATACCGGTACAAGCTCTATGCATATTGCATTAGACGTTCAGGCCAGTGACCCAAAAGAGCTAAATAAGACGCTGACAACACACTGTATCGTCATAATGGTTGCAGTAGATGCGAACGGTAAACCCACCAAAATACCTGAGTGGATTCCGGAAACAGAAGAAGATATCAAACTTCGTGATTCTGCTATTAAGCTGATGAATATGCGCAAAGAGATTGGCGAAGAGATGGAGATGCATGTAAAGATGCTTAGATAA
- the sbcD gene encoding exonuclease subunit SbcD: MRILHTSDWHLGQSFFTKSRKNEHQAFIIWLLDMVKEQQINALIIAGDVFDSGTPPSYARELYNRFVVQLNALDCTLVVLGGNHDSVSMLNESKPLVECLNTHVVANTSDDLDSQIIELKASGETGALLCAVPFVRARDVMQSVSGSSGNDKQKQLGDAIKAHYYALYQKAEQIKQERNLQVPIITTGHLTAIGVTKTDSERDIYIGTLDAFAADGFPPADYIALGHIHRPQIVAKSEHIRYSGSPIPLSFDELKSNKQVVIVEFEKEKRVGIKIEEVPTFQRMEAIKGDLAEIEKQLQAYRDVVDDESVWLAIEVEVQDFLSDLQQKVQVLTENLNVEVLQLRRARGQQNPSLKQEQLETLAELTPFDVFEKRLEGEVLDSDGSSERSTRLRTHFNQIVEEVENGEQSE; encoded by the coding sequence ATGCGAATTCTCCATACCTCCGACTGGCACTTAGGACAGTCCTTCTTTACTAAAAGCCGAAAAAATGAGCATCAAGCGTTCATTATTTGGTTACTTGACATGGTTAAAGAGCAGCAGATCAATGCTTTGATTATTGCAGGGGATGTATTTGATTCAGGGACACCTCCGAGTTACGCCCGAGAGTTGTATAACCGATTTGTCGTACAACTTAACGCGTTGGATTGTACCTTGGTGGTCTTAGGTGGAAACCATGATTCCGTTTCAATGCTCAATGAATCTAAGCCTCTTGTTGAATGTTTGAATACGCATGTGGTCGCAAATACCTCTGACGATTTAGATAGTCAGATTATAGAACTAAAGGCTTCTGGCGAGACAGGTGCCTTACTGTGTGCGGTTCCATTTGTAAGGGCGAGAGACGTAATGCAAAGTGTTTCGGGGTCTTCTGGCAATGACAAACAGAAGCAGTTGGGTGACGCGATTAAGGCGCACTATTACGCCCTTTACCAAAAAGCAGAGCAGATTAAACAAGAGAGAAATCTGCAAGTACCCATTATTACTACTGGGCACTTAACGGCAATAGGAGTGACGAAAACCGATTCAGAACGAGACATTTATATCGGTACACTCGATGCCTTTGCAGCAGACGGTTTTCCTCCTGCTGATTATATTGCGCTTGGCCACATTCATCGTCCACAAATTGTGGCGAAATCTGAACATATTCGTTATAGCGGCTCACCTATTCCTTTAAGTTTTGATGAACTCAAATCCAACAAACAGGTAGTGATTGTAGAGTTTGAAAAAGAGAAACGAGTCGGGATAAAAATTGAAGAAGTCCCCACTTTTCAGCGAATGGAAGCGATAAAAGGGGACTTGGCAGAGATAGAAAAGCAGCTCCAAGCCTATCGTGATGTTGTAGATGATGAATCGGTATGGCTTGCTATTGAAGTAGAGGTACAAGACTTTCTTTCTGATTTACAGCAAAAGGTACAGGTATTGACAGAAAATCTTAATGTTGAAGTGTTGCAATTACGCCGAGCAAGAGGCCAGCAGAACCCTAGCTTAAAGCAAGAGCAGTTAGAAACCCTTGCGGAACTTACTCCCTTCGATGTGTTTGAAAAAAGGCTGGAAGGCGAGGTTTTAGATAGCGACGGCAGTTCGGAAAGGTCTACAAGATTAAGGACGCATTTCAATCAAATAGTCGAAGAAGTTGAAAACGGAGAACAGAGCGAATGA
- a CDS encoding histidine kinase N-terminal 7TM domain-containing diguanylate cyclase, whose product MVQVLSLPLIVTSSISLILGLFFMLLFYRLRSRYDESVQYYFVFSLSALVSGIFLGAFAVLINSGDNLDYLNISNRLAIITSMFTIVLGLHFYVSFFDYKAPVFLKWCYAISTIFSLLSLVPNPYFLAKEFLSTSEYYTGLVYGPLFQLWGVWVLILAAYCITILVRVYLRKSRSEKNQSMGTVQLLLAASTIWMIAGVCDTLTGIQVVDLPPLTWVGSFLVTCCIAWILVLHIDDLYEDRRQMSNRLMYDHLTQAFSRSYFEIRFSEELKTLSRSDSIRLYVCIFDLDDFKTVNDHHGHINGDELLKGIARITKEAIRPSDCFARLGGDEFVLLLTGLEEDNQAFTIVDRIRNNILETRFGIGPDKFSASCSFGIVSAGPEHVMIQDLSKQLLSYADQALYSSKHQGKNTISVSNLPMFTD is encoded by the coding sequence ATGGTACAGGTATTATCTTTACCTTTGATTGTCACTTCTAGTATCAGTTTGATACTAGGGTTATTCTTCATGCTTTTATTTTATCGCCTTAGGTCTCGCTATGATGAATCGGTGCAATATTACTTTGTATTCTCGTTATCGGCTCTGGTTAGTGGTATTTTTTTAGGGGCTTTTGCTGTACTCATAAACTCAGGTGATAATCTAGATTATCTTAATATATCCAATCGGTTAGCTATCATTACCTCTATGTTTACCATTGTTTTGGGCTTGCATTTCTATGTGTCATTCTTTGACTATAAAGCCCCGGTTTTCCTTAAATGGTGCTATGCCATATCTACGATTTTCTCACTGTTATCTTTGGTTCCTAATCCATACTTTCTAGCCAAGGAGTTCCTTTCAACATCAGAATATTATACTGGGTTGGTATATGGCCCGCTGTTCCAACTTTGGGGAGTTTGGGTATTAATATTGGCAGCGTACTGCATCACTATTCTTGTTCGGGTTTATTTACGTAAATCTAGAAGTGAAAAGAATCAATCTATGGGTACGGTGCAACTGCTTTTGGCTGCTAGTACGATTTGGATGATAGCGGGTGTTTGCGATACGCTAACCGGAATACAGGTCGTAGATCTACCGCCTTTAACCTGGGTGGGTTCTTTTTTAGTTACTTGCTGTATTGCCTGGATTTTGGTTCTTCATATAGATGATCTTTATGAAGATCGGCGTCAAATGAGCAACCGTCTTATGTATGATCATCTGACACAGGCTTTCTCACGAAGTTACTTTGAGATTCGTTTTTCTGAAGAACTTAAAACACTGTCACGAAGTGATTCCATCCGTTTATACGTGTGTATATTTGACCTAGATGATTTTAAAACGGTTAATGATCATCATGGCCATATAAATGGAGACGAATTGTTGAAGGGAATTGCTAGAATTACAAAAGAAGCGATTCGCCCCAGTGACTGTTTTGCTCGTTTAGGTGGTGATGAATTTGTTCTTCTTCTTACTGGTTTAGAGGAAGATAATCAAGCATTTACCATTGTTGACCGTATCCGAAATAATATTCTTGAAACGCGATTTGGTATCGGTCCTGATAAATTCAGTGCTTCATGTTCTTTTGGTATTGTAAGTGCAGGGCCAGAACACGTGATGATTCAAGATCTCTCGAAACAATTGTTATCCTATGCAGATCAAGCTCTCTATTCCTCTAAGCACCAAGGTAAGAACACGATTAGTGTTTCTAATTTGCCAATGTTCACAGACTGA
- a CDS encoding acyl-CoA thioesterase: MYPFLRLAKVMWQAKRNTSIHVTDKSEISFSCHPWDLDIFNEMNNGRVLTLYDLGRTELGIRCGLMNVLASKRWALVVAGSSVRYRKRVHMFHKVKMYTQCVGWDDRWMYVEQSMWVDGQPCSSVLIRAGVTSKNGLIAPHQILEAMDEPVESPKLPLWVTEWVESEQHRPWPPIGQ, translated from the coding sequence ATGTATCCGTTTTTACGTTTAGCAAAAGTGATGTGGCAAGCCAAGCGCAACACGTCCATTCATGTTACTGACAAAAGTGAAATTTCTTTTTCGTGCCATCCATGGGATCTCGATATTTTTAATGAGATGAACAATGGCCGAGTGCTTACTCTTTATGATTTGGGCCGTACTGAGTTGGGTATTCGTTGTGGTTTGATGAACGTTCTAGCGAGTAAACGTTGGGCTTTGGTCGTGGCGGGCAGTTCGGTGCGCTATCGCAAACGCGTTCATATGTTTCACAAAGTAAAAATGTATACACAATGTGTAGGCTGGGATGATAGATGGATGTATGTCGAGCAATCTATGTGGGTTGATGGCCAACCATGCTCATCGGTGTTAATTCGAGCCGGCGTGACCTCCAAAAATGGTTTAATTGCACCACATCAAATACTAGAAGCTATGGATGAACCGGTAGAATCCCCAAAGTTACCTCTATGGGTTACGGAGTGGGTTGAATCAGAGCAGCACAGACCTTGGCCACCTATTGGGCAATAG
- the nfsA gene encoding oxygen-insensitive NADPH nitroreductase codes for MNSTIETMLGHRSIRKYTEQPIEQHQLDTIIQAGLAASSSSLLQVVSIIRVTDKDKRQLLAQYAGNQAYVESAAEFLVFCIDYQRHALINPEVQADFAELTLIGAVDSGIMAQNCLLAAESLGLGGVYIGGLRNKVQEVDELLGLPDNTAVLFGMCLGHPDQTPEVKPRLPAHVVIHENQYQSLNLDDIKNYDQSMQSYYANRSSNQKQSSWSQEITAKLSGESRPHILTYLNRKGLIKR; via the coding sequence ATGAACAGCACGATTGAAACCATGCTAGGCCACCGTTCCATTCGAAAATATACAGAACAACCGATAGAACAACACCAGCTGGACACCATTATTCAAGCTGGACTTGCTGCGTCATCGTCTAGCCTGTTACAGGTTGTATCCATAATAAGAGTCACTGACAAAGATAAGCGCCAACTGTTGGCTCAATATGCGGGCAATCAAGCTTATGTAGAAAGTGCTGCAGAATTTTTAGTGTTTTGCATCGATTATCAGCGCCACGCACTAATAAACCCAGAAGTCCAAGCCGACTTTGCGGAACTGACTTTAATTGGTGCGGTAGACTCAGGCATCATGGCGCAAAATTGTTTATTGGCAGCCGAATCATTAGGTTTGGGTGGCGTGTACATCGGCGGTTTGAGAAACAAGGTTCAAGAAGTCGATGAACTTCTTGGCCTGCCCGACAATACCGCTGTACTGTTTGGCATGTGTTTGGGTCATCCTGACCAAACACCTGAAGTAAAGCCCCGCCTACCTGCTCACGTCGTTATACACGAAAACCAATATCAATCACTAAATTTAGATGATATTAAAAACTACGACCAGTCTATGCAAAGCTACTATGCGAATCGCTCTAGCAACCAAAAACAAAGCAGCTGGTCGCAGGAAATAACCGCTAAGCTATCCGGCGAGTCTCGCCCGCATATCCTTACTTATTTGAATAGAAAAGGCCTGATTAAGCGATAA
- a CDS encoding transporter substrate-binding domain-containing protein, with protein MEVNHLKYELLFLGLFLFSGSVLAKEGLVFYVVDYPPYMIVNEKNEVSGMDVDVVSAAFKESGQSVAFGVLPWKRVMKLMQVGEIAGGLSCSKRKGRETFMLFSDNISETRQAAITRNGMDTSKIKNLDDLKNHSVTTVSGWGTENMLRDRQIDYVESKDIRSGLVNVLHRGVDVLYGPEIPAKHSAKMMGDNTSIKATYLDDIPSNKLHLCISKGYPNSEEILESFNNGLAIIKQNGKYQEIQATYF; from the coding sequence ATGGAAGTGAATCATTTGAAATATGAACTACTATTTTTGGGTTTATTTTTATTCAGTGGCTCAGTGCTAGCAAAGGAAGGACTTGTATTTTATGTCGTCGATTATCCTCCTTATATGATCGTTAATGAGAAAAACGAAGTATCTGGAATGGACGTTGATGTTGTTTCAGCCGCCTTTAAAGAGAGTGGACAGTCTGTCGCTTTTGGCGTATTGCCGTGGAAGCGTGTAATGAAGCTTATGCAGGTTGGAGAGATAGCCGGCGGACTTTCGTGCAGCAAGCGTAAAGGCAGAGAGACTTTTATGCTTTTCAGCGACAATATTAGTGAAACTAGGCAGGCTGCTATCACTCGAAATGGAATGGATACGAGTAAGATTAAAAATCTAGATGATTTGAAAAATCATAGCGTGACAACCGTTTCTGGATGGGGGACTGAAAATATGCTTCGGGATCGCCAAATTGATTATGTTGAATCTAAGGATATACGCTCTGGATTGGTCAATGTGCTTCATCGCGGCGTTGATGTTCTATATGGACCAGAAATACCCGCTAAGCACAGTGCAAAAATGATGGGAGACAATACTAGTATTAAAGCCACATATTTAGATGACATACCTTCAAACAAGCTTCATTTATGCATTAGTAAAGGATACCCTAATAGTGAAGAAATTTTAGAAAGCTTCAATAATGGCCTCGCAATTATTAAACAAAACGGTAAGTATCAAGAAATACAAGCGACGTATTTTTAA
- a CDS encoding EAL domain-containing protein, whose translation MKLSISVRQAVYVLVASLCCGALSSAVQMYLGIQQDRAVQSETLARSIDLHRDTLGSAAFILDESQANEILISLIRQPLIKHALLLDDFKDVLAEQRRNDTYPMTGYLTLASVLANIPSVQSYDISVGSDSSRYAQLTVTIDESVLAHELLNRLLVNFSVSVLFTIVLAIILVTLSYVYISKPVINIAHWVKNINREDALVTLPYTKDDELGILVNRFSKEWQSNQSASIKLNEMVENLKRSERFARLLMENSSDAMFLCHYGTKIHLVNNLAENLTGYSATQLIGKSLAGFSGIYSDSDLESIFSKVILQEIQGYEDTFVLTLGEKKKNIYLECRACSIVIDNEAFVMVNARDITEKKLAQEKIHELAYFDSLTRLANRSLFTEQIEREIKLHQANQRYGALLYFDLDQFKKINDSLGHSVGDNVLIEVGSRVRQMFGADALCGRIGGDEFVIGLLDLADNLSYAAEQALQMSNSLLSGISEPLHFEGVTLHTTGSIGIAFFPDESIDANELLRRADTAMYKAKSLGRNGVQFFEREMQYAAQHLLELEEGIHQALDQNEFELWIQPQVNIDDVLFGAEVLVRWNHPKRGLLSPPTFIPHAEESGLIIEIDKWVLNESLKQITQWKTDEVIGKLETLSINVSSTFFLQIDFVAYVIDLLNKYQVSGELVVLEITENLLLNNFELAKNKMLQLKNRGISFSIDDFGTGYSSLKYLKELPLDELKIDRSFVNGLTDGSNTQSIVEVVITMAKNLQLGVIAEGVETKEQRDLLSKLGCKQFQGYLLGRPQPSAEFTNLLYK comes from the coding sequence GTGAAACTCAGTATTTCCGTAAGACAAGCCGTTTACGTTCTCGTTGCTTCTTTGTGTTGTGGCGCTTTGTCTTCTGCTGTACAGATGTATCTCGGTATACAACAAGACAGAGCCGTTCAGTCAGAAACGCTAGCTCGTTCTATCGATTTACACCGAGATACGCTTGGAAGCGCGGCATTCATACTGGATGAATCACAAGCCAACGAAATCTTAATCTCTTTAATACGTCAGCCTTTAATAAAGCACGCATTGCTGTTAGATGATTTTAAAGATGTTTTGGCAGAGCAGAGACGCAATGATACATACCCTATGACGGGTTATCTGACGTTAGCATCTGTTCTAGCTAATATTCCGTCCGTGCAATCTTATGATATCAGCGTTGGCTCCGATAGTTCCCGATACGCTCAACTAACGGTTACAATCGATGAGTCGGTTTTAGCCCACGAGCTGCTAAATAGGTTATTGGTGAATTTTAGTGTTTCTGTTTTGTTTACCATTGTTCTGGCGATTATTCTTGTCACTCTCAGCTATGTTTATATTTCTAAACCGGTAATAAACATTGCTCACTGGGTCAAGAATATCAATAGAGAAGACGCTTTGGTTACCCTCCCATATACAAAAGATGATGAATTGGGGATACTGGTCAATAGATTTAGTAAAGAATGGCAATCAAATCAATCCGCCTCTATAAAATTAAACGAGATGGTAGAAAACCTTAAAAGAAGTGAACGGTTCGCAAGGCTGTTGATGGAAAACTCAAGCGACGCAATGTTTTTGTGCCACTACGGTACTAAAATTCATTTAGTCAATAACCTTGCAGAAAACTTAACGGGCTATTCCGCTACTCAACTTATCGGTAAGAGTTTGGCTGGCTTCAGTGGTATTTACTCTGATAGTGATCTCGAAAGCATCTTTAGCAAAGTCATTCTTCAGGAAATTCAGGGGTATGAGGACACGTTTGTACTCACCCTTGGTGAGAAGAAAAAGAACATATATTTAGAGTGTAGGGCTTGCAGTATTGTAATAGACAATGAAGCTTTCGTTATGGTAAATGCTCGAGATATAACTGAAAAAAAACTTGCTCAAGAAAAAATACACGAACTTGCTTATTTTGACTCATTAACACGACTTGCTAATAGAAGCCTTTTCACCGAGCAGATAGAAAGAGAGATCAAGCTGCACCAAGCCAATCAGAGATACGGCGCATTGCTTTATTTTGATCTGGACCAGTTTAAGAAAATTAATGATTCTTTAGGTCATTCCGTAGGAGATAACGTATTAATCGAAGTTGGCTCTAGGGTCAGACAGATGTTTGGTGCTGACGCGTTGTGTGGGAGAATTGGAGGTGACGAATTTGTCATAGGACTTTTAGACCTCGCCGATAATCTCAGTTATGCGGCGGAGCAAGCATTACAGATGTCGAATAGTCTTTTATCTGGTATTTCTGAGCCTTTACATTTCGAAGGCGTTACTTTGCATACGACAGGCAGTATCGGTATCGCATTTTTTCCGGATGAATCTATAGACGCCAACGAACTTCTTAGGCGCGCAGATACAGCAATGTACAAAGCGAAATCGTTGGGTAGAAATGGGGTTCAGTTTTTCGAAAGAGAAATGCAATATGCAGCACAACACCTTTTGGAGTTGGAAGAAGGTATACACCAAGCCTTAGATCAGAATGAATTTGAGCTATGGATCCAACCTCAGGTAAACATAGATGATGTTTTATTTGGCGCGGAGGTTCTTGTTAGGTGGAACCACCCTAAGCGTGGCTTACTATCTCCTCCAACTTTTATCCCTCATGCAGAAGAGAGTGGGCTCATTATTGAAATTGATAAGTGGGTGTTAAATGAGAGCCTGAAACAGATTACTCAATGGAAAACTGACGAGGTGATAGGAAAGCTTGAAACGTTGTCAATCAATGTTAGCTCTACCTTTTTCTTACAGATTGATTTTGTTGCTTATGTGATTGATTTACTAAATAAATATCAAGTCTCCGGGGAGTTAGTTGTTTTAGAAATTACAGAAAATTTACTACTGAACAATTTTGAACTTGCGAAAAATAAGATGTTACAGCTAAAAAATAGAGGGATATCATTCTCTATCGATGATTTTGGTACGGGGTATTCTTCTTTAAAATATCTAAAAGAACTGCCGCTTGATGAGCTTAAGATTGACCGTTCATTTGTCAATGGGCTAACAGATGGGTCTAACACTCAATCAATTGTTGAAGTTGTCATTACAATGGCGAAGAATTTACAATTAGGTGTTATTGCTGAAGGTGTTGAAACCAAAGAGCAACGAGACCTGCTAAGTAAACTTGGCTGTAAGCAATTTCAGGGCTACCTTCTTGGTCGTCCTCAACCATCTGCAGAATTTACAAATTTACTTTATAAATAA
- a CDS encoding Mpo1 family 2-hydroxy fatty acid dioxygenase, translating to MKTLDQWLSAYGESHQNLMNRRIHKVAVPGIFLSIVGLVWSIPNLTIVDVSINWVWVVLLPVLAFYYSLSRVIFLWMTGFSLACVAVVFSLEKASFPVLNISIGLFIVLWVFQFIGHKVEGKKPSFFDDIQFLLIGPIWVFRQNRP from the coding sequence ATGAAAACATTGGATCAATGGTTGTCAGCCTACGGAGAGAGCCACCAAAATTTAATGAATCGCCGAATTCATAAAGTGGCGGTACCAGGAATATTTCTTTCTATCGTCGGCCTTGTGTGGTCTATCCCTAACTTAACTATTGTTGACGTTTCAATAAATTGGGTTTGGGTAGTTTTGCTGCCGGTATTGGCTTTTTATTATTCGCTGTCACGTGTGATTTTCTTATGGATGACGGGGTTCAGTTTGGCTTGTGTAGCGGTTGTTTTTTCTTTAGAGAAGGCGAGTTTTCCCGTTCTTAATATCTCAATTGGATTGTTTATAGTACTTTGGGTATTCCAATTTATTGGCCATAAAGTGGAAGGTAAAAAACCGTCTTTTTTTGATGATATACAATTTTTATTGATTGGGCCGATCTGGGTGTTTCGACAAAATCGGCCTTAA